A single window of Nicotiana sylvestris chromosome 3, ASM39365v2, whole genome shotgun sequence DNA harbors:
- the LOC104228443 gene encoding 21 kDa protein-like, translating into MEGTCNNRSHFQTIFLILVAFSSSSFMESASAARPAAGDTNTEFIRTSCKSTTYPNLCFSSLSSRSTAIGVSPQLLAHESLTVSLETAQSTSATMLKLAHGQGMTAREVGAMHDCVEELSDAVVELRKSLGEMKQLRGKDFDLKMNDIQTWVSAALTDEDTCTEGFAGKVMNGKVKTVVRGRILEVAHMTSNALALINSLAALHD; encoded by the coding sequence ATGGAAGGAACTTGTAACAACCGTAGCcatttccaaactatttttcttattttggttGCCTTCAGTTCTTCTTCATTCATGGAGTCAGCTTCAGCAGCAAGGCCAGCAGCCGGAGATACAAATACGGAGTTTATAAGAACATCATGCAAATCAACTACATATCCAAACCTCTGTTTCAGCTCATTATCCAGCCGTTCAACTGCTATTGGGGTTTCCCCTCAACTTCTAGCCCATGAATCCCTCACCGTCAGCCTCGAAACAGCGCAGTCTACATCCGCCACGATGCTGAAGTTGGCTCACGGCCAAGGCATGACGGCGAGAGAGGTTGGTGCCATGCATGACTGTGTGGAGGAACTAAGTGACGCAGTCGTTGAATTGAGAAAGTCTTTGGGGGAAATGAAGCAGCTAAGGGGCAAAGATTTTGATCTTAAAATGAATGATATTCAAACTTGGGTAAGTGCTGCCTTGACTGACGAGGACACTTGCACCGAGGGGTTTGCCGGAAAAGTGATGAACGGGAAAGTTAAGACAGTAGTAAGGGGAAGGATTCTGGAAGTTGCACATATGACGAGCAATGCCTTGGCTTTGATCAACAGCCTTGCCGCTCTTCACGACTAA